A window of Syntrophaceae bacterium genomic DNA:
CTCTTCCCGGATCAGGAGCGCCTCGCGCTTCAGGCTGTTGTTCACCGCCTCGAGCCGGGCATTCTCGGCCCTCAGATCAGCGAGCTTCTGCTTCAGTCGCTGGTTGTCCAGCAGTCCCCGGTTTCCGAAGACGATGAAGAAGCCGACGAAGAGGATGATCAACAGCAGGTAACGGCCGATTCTCATTTCCGCCCCGGGAGCCGCTCAGGCTTTGCGAGATGAGTCTGCGAAGACACCCCACCAGCGGATTTCGCATGCAAGAATCGTGATATTTAATCAGGAAATACAGCGGACTAGGCATGATTCGGGGCGTACGCGGCGGCCTCCTGCCGGAAACGGGTTCTCCCGGTCCGGGACTCGCGGCTTCGTGCCGGGTATGGCGGCGCGATCGCGATGCGGCTGGCGCGATCGGATGGGGTTTGGCGATTTTTTCAGGGGAGGTCTTTACAGGAGATGCAGTTCAATCTACATTTTTTGTAGTAGTGTGCCGCAAGAATCCCCGGGTCATACTTTTTCATGAAGCGCCGCAACGCTTCGAGGACCCGCGTGTCAGACGGTATGCCCGGTGTTTCTTGATGCGGCCCGGAAAAATGCCCCTTCATTCAATGTGGGCACTTTTCTTGCAAAACTGAGAGTCAGAAGAGATCCTGCGTCACAGGGAGGTGTGCTATGAGCAGCCGGTACCCGTCTCCCGTCAAGGTTCTCGTCGAACTGCTCTTTGTTGTCTCCGTCATCCTGATCTGCGCCGGAGCCGCCTTCGGCAAGCTCGACGAGTTCGTCGGCCACCCCATGTTAGCCTTTGTCATCTTTTGCGGCGCGGTATTCCTCTGGTATCGGTTCCAGGAAACGTAATCAGCCTCAACACGGTCTCATAGCGCTTCAGCGGTTCACCCCGGCCGGGCTTTCCGCTCTGCCGGGGTGTGCTGTTTCTGCCGGTCCGCCCCTGCGCCGCATCGGCGGCGGCAGGGAGGGGTCCGCTCCCGGGTCCGCCCGTCGAATCCGCTGCGCGCTCAAGCCAGGAACGGCCTGTTCCTCCAATCACCCGACTCGATGACGTCCAGCTTTGCCGTGGGCTTGTTGTACAGATAGGCCCAGGCCGGCAGGCTCTCACCGCCCGCCTCCACGCGCACGATGGCCCGGCGGAACTCCGAGCGGGCATCCCCGTACCCGCGGAAGTCCTCGACGATGTCGAGCATCTCGAAGGCCTGGCGGTTGTCCTGGAGGCGGTACAGCTCGCCCGCAACGACCTGCCCGTCCCTCCTGGCCGGGACCATGCCGGGATATCCCTTGCGGCAGTCGAACAGGATCCCGGGCGCCTTGGCCTCCCGGCGGGTCATGGGGTGTGCGCAGGACTCGAGCAGGTGATGCCGCGCGAAGCCCTTCATGAGCGTCCCGTAGACGAAGATGTGGTCGATGCTCCACGGGGCCTCGCGCCCTGCGGCGACGGCCGTGAGCATCCGGTCGTCGAGGCCGTGGGAGAGGAGCCCGTCACGCAGGGCCGCCGCGTAGTCCAGGCGCGGGGGGTAGAACGTGCCCGCGATGTGATCGGCGAACACGCGGTAGGCCACGGCCTCCCGCTCCCGGCCGTCCTCGGTGAGCACGATCGTCTCGAAGGGCCTGTAGCAGCGGGGCACGAGCTTCTTGGCCTCGATGGCCGCCCAGCCCCCGGGCTTGACCTCGAAGAGGACGCCGGGCACGGCCTGGCCGTAGCGGCGACGAAGGTTCGAGACGCGCCCCCGGTTTTCCCGCTCGCGGTAGTTGAAGATCAGTTCGTGGTCGGGCAGCCAGGCATTGGCCACCTTGGCCTTCAGGGGATAGTCGAAGCCGTTCTTCGAGCACCACCTGGAGAGGCTCTTCTCGTTGATGTCGGAGGAGTAGGCGAAGTAGAGGGCATTCTTGTCCATGAGAACCCCTTCCTGTGGAATGCATATGTACTATAAGTCGGAACGTGAGCCACCGTCAACAGCGGAACCAGAAGGTGAGAGGGTAAGAGGGTAAGAGGGTAAGAGGGTAAGAGGGTTGGACAGGCTGCCAACCGCGAATGTGTCTCCGATTCTCCAACCTTCTTACCCTCAAACCTTCTTACCTTCTGCTGCCGGCGGCGGAGTCGCCGTTTCCATCGCCTTGCGGTACTCCTCGAGGAGAAACTCCCGGCTCACCCCGTGATCGATGAAGTCCCAAGGCAGGATCTCGGCGGGGTCCTTCTCGCGGTACACGTAGTAGTCGGCGTTGACGTTGACCTGCTTGAGCGCCTGGGGCCAGTTGCCGCCGCTGGCGTGGACGGCCAGCAGGACCTCGCCGACCAGACGGTCCCCGAGCGACAGCAGCGCCTGCACGTAGTTCCACTTCGGAAGGTCGTGAATCACGCTCACGGCGCGCTCCTTCCCGAGGGCCCTCTTGATCCTCTGGATCCGCTTGCGCACGAGGGCCGCGTCGGCCAGCGGGCTCCACTGGAAGGGCGTTGCGGGCTTGGGGATGAACTGGTTGACGCTCAGGGTGATCCGGCGGAAGCGCCGGGTCCCCTTCGCGCTCTTCACGGCATGGTGCCCGATCCGGCGGGTCAGGTCGACGATCGCGTCGACGTCCGCTTCCTCCTCCGTGGGGAGCCCCACCATGAAGTAGAGCCTCAGGTTCACGATGCCGTTTGCGATGAGATGTTCCACGGCCCGGAAGATCTGCTCCTCCGTCACCCCCTTGCGGACCACGTCGCGCAGCCGCTGGGAACCCGCCTCGGGGGCAAGCGACACCATCTCCACGCCGGATTCGGCCAGCAGCCCCGCGAGCTCGCCCGTGACCCGGTCGACCCGGAGCGACCCGATGGAGAAGCTGCCCCGGGCCGCGAGGGTCCGGCGGCAGAGGGCGGCCAGCTGCGGGTGGTCGGAGACGGCCGTCCCGAGGAGCCCCACGCG
This region includes:
- a CDS encoding septum formation initiator family protein; its protein translation is MRIGRYLLLIILFVGFFIVFGNRGLLDNQRLKQKLADLRAENARLEAVNNSLKREALLIREEPRYIESVARQELGMVKRGELIYRFVEPAASTPPSGDGSPPQATHGPPAGKSGAPM